The sequence ACCTCTATTATTCTTGAACCTTTTGAAGTTTGCTGCCTGATTGTTATTTGCTGTCTGATTGTTAGAAATAAAAGAAGTTGATTCCCCAGGATAAGCTGGTGTAGCATGgatttctctttgtttttcatCTTGAATGACCAGAGAATAAGCTTGTCCTATAGAGGGTAAAAGGGAAGATAGGAGTATGTTTCTCCTTACCCCAATGAAAGTGTCATTTAGACCTATTAGGAATTGTAAAAGTCTTTCATCTTGATGTGCTTTGTGTGACTTAGCCTTAGCCCTACACTCACAATCACACACACAAGCAAAGAATGTATTAAGTGCATCAAGTTCATCCCAAAGGCTTTTTATCTTAGTGAAGAAAGTAGACACACTTGTGTTCCCTTGGACCACACCACTAAGTTCCTTTTGCAATTGAAACAGCTTTGCTCCATTTGTCTGACCAAATCTGTCCTCCAGGACACTCCACAAGTCTTTTGCACTCTGAGAGTAGAGCACACTTTCAGCTATTTCTTTTGACAATGAGTTCAACAACCAAGAGAGGACCATATCATTGCTACGAGCCCAAGCCTTTTGCAGTCCAGAATCTGCCTCAGGGACAACTAGGGATCCATCAATGAACCCTAGTTTGTTCTTGGCAGAGAAAGCAATCACAACAATTCTCATCCAACCTTCATAGTCTTTGCCATCAAAGACTTAAGAAACTAAGTTCATACCTGGATAATCTGAGGGATGAAGGTAATAAGGGTGAGCTAAGTCAACAATTCCTGTTGTGAGAGAAGCTGCAGGTGCAGTAACTTGCGTAGTGGAAGAAGTATTGTCAGGGGTTTCAGTAGAACCCATTACTGAGTGAATGAGGAAGGAAAATGATGAAGATTATGTGATAGATTTTGAAATGTTCAAGAGTATATTtaactctgataccatgtagaaATGTAAAGAAACCAACGTTGAGAATTTTCCTTTTGTATTGAATGAATGATTTGCTGTACAGAGATGATGTATAAATACAAGGAAGAAAGGAATCTAGGGTAAAAACAGAAAGGCGAAGTGGCATTCTATTACTGATTACTCTATAACTAATTTTTATTCTCTATAACTGAatagaagataaatacaaaagatAAATAATTACAAGTATAAAGTGTAATGTATTCTGATCTTCTAGAAGAGTTGGCCTTCCAGCTGCTTCCAATGATGGTCCAGTAATAAGCCCAATAGAAATGGCCCAGTAGAAAATAAGGCCCAAGTCCAAGTCTTCTTTACAGATCAAAGCATAAGACATATTAACACATTTCGGACAAAACAAAGCTAACCTTAGAAACATCAAAATACTTCTTCGTTTTCTCTAACTTTCTCAGAAATTAGGGTAACACCaatatttatatagtaggggaaaaTCCTAATATGGTACATTTTTAATTatggtaaagaattctattggtacgACTGTTTAACAACCTAGTACGGACTCATACTatttcgtacaaatcttatccCATAATTTATGCCTTGATCCATATGTCCTTGAGAAATTCCTGCTCTTTCTTGAGTGTCATCGAAATGGAATTCCCTCGAGGGAGGTCGTACCAGGCCTTCGATTTGCTCTCGAGGTATGCATTTTCCAGTCAGATCTGGTCTTTACTTTGTGTTGTCGAACTTGAGCCCGAGGTACTGTTAAGTCCTCGAAATCGAGTTCTCCGATTTGGACCGTATACAATGTGTTAGCTTTTAAGAGGAGGAAACTTGTCCCTCATTGAAAACATAAAGAAAGGAATGGGTTTGAATATTCCGAAAGATGTTTTGGAGGGAAATTAGAATTTCACTTGGGCACTAGAGCCGATTAAATAGTCGGAAGTTAACATTTTTAGTCATCTATTAATTTTGTTACTTGACAAATAACATTTTTAAATTATCAAAATGTTTTAACAGTTATTGGTTTTGAAAAGATGACTATTGATTTTGTCGGTAGACAAAGGTTGAGTCTGTTATTTTTTAAAGACacctaaaatatttataaataccCTATTTCTCTCTAAAACCAAATACATTATAAAAAGCATCTTCTTCTCTTTATGCTATCTACAATTCACAAAGTTTGTTCTAGTGATAAAACTAATACTCAAATTTTATAGGCTTTGTAGTATCGGAAAAGAATTCTGCCATAATCCTTGCAATGAAAGTAAAAGACTTAAATTCATTAAGGACAATAAATACACTATCAAAGGCCTAATTATTTCTGACACTACTTTAGGGAGGCAAACAGACATGGTCAACACATAAACTAGCTTCGTTGAGTCTCAGACATCGATCGTTAACACATCTTCTTCACAAGCTTGGAAGGTTTGCCGAGACAGATTGGAGAACTCATGCAACTGGACAAGTGGGAGATGGCTACTTCCAGTTCCAGAAATAAACACCTAAAGGCTGCGGAGATTCAATTCGACCCACCTTGAAGATGCATGGCCTGTTTTGTTTATTTCagtaattttcttttgttttcacgTCTGAATTTTTTCACTTGATCAGTAGAGATTGGAATGCTAATCTGTcaaatttcacaaaaaaaaaaaaaagaagtcatcACCACCTAACGTTTTCAATAATCTAAACCTCCATTTGAAAATGAAGTCATCAATAGTAAGCCTAAAATAAATGCAAACTTTGTGAATATCGAAAGCTCCAGTTTTTGAAAAGGTCAGCTAGCCAACAACAATCAATCCAAACTTCCAAACTTACACTGAATAATATCCACATTCATATGAAGAAGATCAATAGTACATTCCAGCACTTACTTTGCCCCATGTAGCACCTACAACATAGCAGCTAGCAGGTACAATTGTTTTATGCTTCTTAGTTAAGGCCTTGACCACTATATATATGTTTATTGAATCCAAATTCCAAAAGGGTCGATCGGTcaacttctttctttttttcttttgtttgtatTTATGAGACCAGTACTTGGTAGATAGCTTGGTTTAGTAGTTGCTGATAAACTTTGGATAAGGTTGCATGTGATAAAGCGCGCAGTTCTTTAATGTCTTAACACGGATATTTGATTTTGGCTGATACTATCACTTGTTTCTATGATCATTAATTGTCTTCACTTCTCTCCAAACGATATGATTCTGTACCTGAATAGGCTGAAGAGATGGCTTAAAAAAGAATAGGGTAATTAATATTGACAAAACTGGTCTCGACTTTCACTGGAAGGCAAGGACTAATTTTTCAGCAAGGCTGCAAATGGAAAGTTTTCTGCTTATGCTTCAGTTCTTATTGCAGATATTATTATGTGCCTTCCTATGCTCTATATCTAGTGCAAAAGATACTATCACGTCATCTGACTTTCTAACAGATGGTAAAACCATCACTTCATCTGATGGAAGCTTTGAAATGGGATTTTTTTCCCCTGGTAGTTTCACGAATAATTTGTATGTTGGAATATGGTATAAGCATGATTTACCTGACAAGTCTGTGGTATGGGTTGCCAATAGAGCAATTCCACTCAACAATACAACAGGTGTTATGTTGAAAATCATCGATCCAGGGCGACTTGCTCTTCTCGCTGCTTCAAATACAATCATGTGGTGTACTAATACGTCGAGACCTTTGGCTGTGAAGAATCCAGTTGCACAGTTGTTGAATTCGGGGAATCTTATTGTAAGAGATGCAAATGATAGTGAACCTGAGAACTTCATGTGGCAGAGTTTTGATTATCCTACAGATACACTCTTACCGGGCATGAAGCTTGGTAAGAACTTTGTGACTGGTCAAGAATTTTACCTCTCCTCGTGGAAGAATGAATATGATCCAGCTCCAGGAGAATATACATTTCATTGTGATCCTACTGGATATCCACAAGATGTCATGAGGAAAGGTAAAGTTAAGGTGTTCAGTGGCGGACCATGGAATGGTCTTCGCTGGAGTGGTGTACCAGGACTAACAAAAAATCCCATTTATACATTTAGGTTGGATTTCGATGAAAAGAAAGCATTTTACAGCTTCATGCTACAGGATAGTTATGTTATATCCAAATTAACCTTGAATAATCATGGTATGCTTAAGCGTTGGACGTGGGATGAGAAGAGACAGGAATGGCACGTTTACTTGGCATCACCAGCAGATACCTGTGACAATTACGGAACATGTGGTGCATATGGTAGTTGCAACATCATACTTTCTCCTGTATGTAGTTGCTTAGACAAGTTTGTGCCTAAACATCCAAGAAATTGGGCAAAGACAAACTGGTCCGGCGGGTGTGTTAGAAGGACACCCCTTAATTGCCAGAATGGAGATGGATTTCTCAAGTACTCTGGTATAAAACTTCCAGATACACAGTATTCTTGGTTTGATGTGAGTATGACACTCCAAGAGTGTAAACGAGCTTGCTTAAAGAACTGCTCTTGTGTGGCTTACTCAAATCTTGATATACGCAATGGTGGAAGTGGCTGTTTGCTTTGGTATGGTGATTTAATTGACATTCGAGAATTACCTGGAGGACAGGACATTTACATAAGGATGGCTACATCAGAGTTAGGTAAACTTTGTGTGACAAATTTTATGCTATTTTGATCAATAAGGAGTATTAGCTGAATCAACTAAACTTCCTAATAGTCAGCTTTAGTTGTTTTTTCGGTTAGCTATTTGTTAGAAATTCACATAGTATGTCCAGTAGGGAGCTTTGGTTACAATTGAGGAACCTTATTTTTCCATGTACATTTAGTTTATTTACCCTCCatgttctttttcc is a genomic window of Nicotiana tabacum cultivar K326 chromosome 16, ASM71507v2, whole genome shotgun sequence containing:
- the LOC107772784 gene encoding G-type lectin S-receptor-like serine/threonine-protein kinase At4g27290 isoform X1; amino-acid sequence: MESFLLMLQFLLQILLCAFLCSISSAKDTITSSDFLTDGKTITSSDGSFEMGFFSPGSFTNNLYVGIWYKHDLPDKSVVWVANRAIPLNNTTGVMLKIIDPGRLALLAASNTIMWCTNTSRPLAVKNPVAQLLNSGNLIVRDANDSEPENFMWQSFDYPTDTLLPGMKLGKNFVTGQEFYLSSWKNEYDPAPGEYTFHCDPTGYPQDVMRKGKVKVFSGGPWNGLRWSGVPGLTKNPIYTFRLDFDEKKAFYSFMLQDSYVISKLTLNNHGMLKRWTWDEKRQEWHVYLASPADTCDNYGTCGAYGSCNIILSPVCSCLDKFVPKHPRNWAKTNWSGGCVRRTPLNCQNGDGFLKYSGIKLPDTQYSWFDVSMTLQECKRACLKNCSCVAYSNLDIRNGGSGCLLWYGDLIDIRELPGGQDIYIRMATSELGSRKKTKLLVLSLSLFIGVAVVGLTIGLYTWTKKNKRKLNLKDDDLDLPLFALSTITKATSNFSAENKLGEGGFGSVYKGILEGGQEIAIKRLSKSSSQGVNEFKNEVICIAKLQHRNLVKLIGCCVGGEEKMLVYEFMPNRSLDFFIFDEKKSTILNWPKRFNIINGIARGLLYLHQDSRLRIIHRDLKASNILLDTDMNPKISDFGIARTVIGNETSANTHHVVGTHGYMSPEYVVDGVFSIKSDVFSFGVLVLEIISGRRNRGFSHGSRNINLLGHAWRLYKEGRTLELIDVHLTDSCYFSELLRLIHVALLCVQQRPEDRPDMSAVVMILANDAVLPQAKEPGFFTGSKFTDSDYSSTKYTTNEVTITQLDPR